CTATATTCTAATATAAAAAATTAAATAGCAACTTCCCTAGAAATTGAGTATACAAGAATGTTGAATCTGTGAATAATATTTTGCACTAAGTGATCAATTAGGTCAAGCTAAGCTAGACCTCTGCAGCTAGTTGAAAAAACGGGTCCCCCAAAAAACTTACCTACTATTTATAAGAacttcctagatcctttaaTTTCAACAATTACACAAGCCTTTGTTTTGCATGTACCTTGTACTGGTACATGCTACGCCCATAttacacaatgttataaatctgaccagatacgcccacttttttgtttcaacacTGGCCCACACTTTCTTCAatatgaaagtacatgtacatgtatttacaaaAATTCTATGGTAGCAACATTGATATCTCCCTGAGCACTGGGCATGAGatgccttgatcccaggccacactgaaGATGGAGGCCTTGTAGGAGGCTAGGCTATTAAATAGCTGTCTTGGTATCTTTCaatttaaaattataattatcagcgtactaggtacacaaatattgaggaatgcataattataagtatgtgttcaatacatgtacatgtatataactggtAAAAATGTTTGCCAAGTTTATAAGTCGTTGAACAAACTAATGTTCGATGTGTTCATGTCTCAACGACGTAGTTGGGATGAACCACCAGGAATGAATCTTCGTCTGACTCCTCCCCCATCACCAACGGCAACAGAATGTGGTCCTACACACAAAAAACGCAATTCTAATTAAGCACAAAAGTATCGTTTTAATCAGCATGCAATACGCACATACCAAAACACTACTAGTACACAAAATCTCGAACAAACTGCGAAAAGAATCATGTACAAATGCTAcgaggaccatgcatgtactttttgTAAAACTTTCCACCTAGCTTTACATTAGAGACAAATGGGCCCATGGAGACGAGGCTAACTGCACGTGCACTCATGATTGACTCACATGTTGCACAAGTCTCTCGATGACCTTCTCCACGAGGAGCTTCTTCTCCGTCAGCTCCTCCACATTCTCTATATCATCAGCCACCTCCTTCAGGTACCAGTTCACTAGGTCACCTTCACGAACTCCGCTAGAAtctggaggggggaggagtgtaCTTGATGTAGCATCAATACCTCTATCACACCAAAGCATGTATTTCAAACTGTCACAATCAGTGGGTATAAATCAAAGCCAAGTCGTAATGTATATAGTTACTAACAAACATAatgtagctgaagtgatcaGTGTACATACAGCAATCAACACTACAGCCTTTTAATGGCCACTCATGAAGAAAGGCTAACCCAGATATAAAGGCCACGCCAAATAAACAGCCTGTGTACTAAACAAACCCTCAGTCAACAAGGGCCCACACttaattgttccccaaaggtgtccgctATAGAGGGGTTTACTACTGACAGCTGCACCTTTGTCTGCCTCCTCGCTCTGACGCATGTGCAGGATGAGCAGGTTGGAGATGATACGATATTCCTCATACGTAACTCGTATCTTCTTGGTTTTCACCGGCGGTTGGGTGGATGGATCTGATTGGTCTATTGGAGTGTGGCCGTTCACTCCATTCTCGCCATTGACACCATTCTCACCATTGGTCATGCAGTCCTCATCATTGCCTACAgtaatgcacatgtgtgtaaaGTTATGAAAATGCTAGAAATTGAGAAAAGTTATGGACGCTCAAGTAAGTTTGCTAGCGAAACACCCCGTTTATTACTAGCCTTTGGTCTAAAAGTAATTGTTAAGCACATTTAATATCAGCCAGAATTTATTTTCTCaagggaataattataacttgatGTTAAAGGGCACAGTATAATGAGACCACCCACCATTGATGATCTGTTCATCCTCGTCAAAGTTGATGTCAGGAGTCTCCACACGAATAATGGACTTATTGAGCAAACGAAAGCCTTCCTTCACATGCTTGGGTTGTACCTGAGGCATGTATAGTCATGTAATGAACCTGATGACCATCATAATATAATATCCAACAAATCATAAGTTGtattctgtacacacacctacaaAATCCactctacacccacacacaccctcactcttcacacctctcacactccacacacctcatcagagcagtggatccTAGCCATGGCCTCCGCGAGTCGTATCAAACTCTCGAGCTGTCTCACGGTGATTCTCCATGACGATCGAGCCACGCCCGAGCAGTCTCTCTGCCGTAACTTCTTGTACTGCTCCACCATGTACTCACCAGAGGTGGGGCTGATACGAGGCTTGAACTGACGAGCAAACAATACGTAGCGTTGGATCTCCTCCTGAAGGGGGCGGGGTCACAGTGGTACAATGACGTATTGATTTGCAACTGATCAATTACCTATACTAGCTAATATAGTACACCATCTAAAAACCacgtatctccgcggttttttACGATAATTGTAACGAAGAACTTCAAATTTACCATAACTTATTCAAGCAAAAAGGCTGGTATATTATTCAGGCCGTAACTACAACCCTCCCCACGTCCGCACCACTCACGAGGGAATAGACACGCTCCACTGCCTCTGTCTTGTGACTGTGGAGGTCCACAATACGCCTAGCGATGGCATAGTCAGTCacctgtggaggagggggagcatCAATCAACACACTAGGTCAAGGTGTCACAAATACAAATAACAGCATATTTTTGCTACACTA
The Halichondria panicea chromosome 11, odHalPani1.1, whole genome shotgun sequence DNA segment above includes these coding regions:
- the LOC135344310 gene encoding DNA replication licensing factor MCM6-like; this translates as MNIQLTAPIMSRFDLFFIIVDECNEVTDYAIARRIVDLHSHKTEAVERVYSLEEIQRYVLFARQFKPRISPTSGEYMVEQYKKLRQRDCSGVARSSWRITVRQLESLIRLAEAMARIHCSDEVQPKHVKEGFRLLNKSIIRVETPDINFDEDEQIINGNDEDCMTNGENGVNGENGVNGHTPIDQSDPSTQPPVKTKKIRVTYEEYRIISNLLILHMRQSEEADKDSSGVREGDLVNWYLKEVADDIENVEELTEKKLLVEKVIERLVQHDHILLPLVMGEESDEDSFLVVHPNYVVET